A region from the Nostoc sp. HK-01 genome encodes:
- a CDS encoding GTP-binding protein HSR1-related protein: protein MQNIYGNIQGIKSSHLKKLQQLYEDRQPADRFITLEFAQTLAAISATIQHPICCYINRRGQILRVSVGTPNQTQIPAEELPRRSAERLIGIRCIATQFKSATPDETALITMARQRLDALVTLSIVNNQAEEAFLAYLVPDLQPPWIVSPPLSLDDLTEQDFSDLVAEWEKDISDAGGIVLPQEVFSEQDRVLLIGVQTDNVSAQRFEDGLVELTRLVDSAKGIVLDTMRQKRSQPHPQTVVGKGKVEEIKLLAQKLGANLIVFDRDISPSQARNLENEIGMRVVDRTEVILDIFAQRARTQEGKLQVELAQLEYMLPRLRGRGQEMSRLGAGIGTRGPGETKLETERRTIQRQISQLQQEVNQLQAHRARIRQQRQQQEIPVVALVGYTNAGKSTLLNVLTNAEVYTADQLFATLDPTTRKVVITQPETQERRTILLTDTVGFIHELPPSLVDAFRATLEEVTEADALLHLVDLSHPAWESHIASVQEILEEISAIPDKSLIAFNKIDRVSSETLVEAQQKYPQAVFISATERLSLETLKQHLLQLIEVAIEIAAPQNSY, encoded by the coding sequence ATGCAAAATATCTACGGCAATATTCAAGGCATCAAATCGAGTCACCTCAAAAAATTACAACAGCTTTACGAAGACAGGCAACCAGCAGACAGATTTATCACACTAGAATTCGCTCAAACTTTAGCAGCAATTAGTGCCACAATCCAACATCCTATTTGTTGTTATATTAATCGGCGTGGACAAATTCTCCGAGTTTCTGTGGGGACTCCAAATCAAACTCAAATCCCAGCGGAAGAATTACCTCGGCGTAGTGCCGAACGTTTGATAGGAATTCGTTGCATTGCTACTCAGTTTAAATCAGCAACTCCTGATGAAACAGCATTAATTACAATGGCACGCCAACGTTTAGATGCTCTAGTGACTTTAAGTATAGTTAATAACCAAGCCGAAGAAGCTTTTTTAGCTTATTTAGTTCCTGATTTACAACCACCTTGGATAGTTTCTCCACCCCTCAGTTTAGATGATTTAACCGAACAAGACTTTAGCGATTTAGTTGCAGAATGGGAGAAAGATATTTCCGATGCAGGCGGAATAGTTTTACCCCAAGAAGTTTTTTCTGAGCAAGATAGAGTGTTGCTTATTGGAGTTCAAACAGATAATGTTTCTGCCCAAAGATTTGAAGATGGGCTAGTAGAGTTAACACGTTTAGTAGACAGTGCCAAAGGAATTGTCTTAGACACAATGCGACAAAAACGCTCTCAGCCGCATCCGCAAACAGTTGTTGGTAAAGGGAAAGTAGAAGAAATCAAACTTTTGGCGCAAAAGTTAGGCGCAAATTTAATTGTTTTTGATCGAGATATTTCTCCATCTCAAGCCCGTAATTTAGAAAATGAAATTGGGATGCGAGTTGTTGATCGCACAGAAGTAATTTTAGATATTTTTGCTCAACGCGCTCGTACTCAAGAAGGTAAATTACAAGTAGAACTAGCGCAACTCGAATATATGTTGCCTCGGTTACGTGGACGGGGACAGGAAATGTCGAGATTAGGTGCAGGAATTGGTACACGAGGGCCTGGTGAAACTAAACTAGAAACTGAACGGCGGACAATTCAACGCCAAATTTCTCAATTACAGCAAGAAGTAAACCAATTACAAGCACATCGCGCTCGCATCAGACAACAGCGACAACAGCAAGAAATTCCAGTTGTGGCATTAGTGGGATATACCAATGCAGGTAAATCAACTTTACTCAATGTGTTAACCAACGCTGAAGTTTACACCGCAGATCAATTATTTGCTACCCTCGACCCAACCACACGCAAAGTAGTAATTACACAACCAGAAACTCAAGAACGCAGAACAATTTTACTCACAGATACTGTAGGATTTATTCACGAATTGCCCCCGTCACTTGTAGACGCATTTCGCGCCACATTAGAAGAAGTAACTGAGGCTGATGCTTTACTGCATCTTGTAGATTTATCTCACCCAGCTTGGGAAAGTCACATTGCGAGTGTGCAAGAAATCCTAGAAGAAATATCTGCAATTCCCGACAAAAGTTTAATTGCATTTAATAAGATTGACCGAGTAAGTAGTGAAACCTTGGTAGAAGCTCAACAAAAATATCCGCAAGCTGTATTTATTTCGGCGACTGAGCGATTAAGTTTAGAAACTTTAAAACAGCATTTACTGCAACTAATAGAAGTAGCTATTGAGATTGCAGCCCCACAAAATTCATACTAA
- a CDS encoding peptidase T2 asparaginase 2, translating into MIPTIIVHGGAKTITEDKVAANHTGCTALAEAGWAVLLGSGSASEAVEAAIRVLEADQTFNAGLGATLNSDGEVELDAAIMEGSLCWGAVAAVQGVRHPISVARKIMDDKPRILVARGAERFAANCQAEMCNKDDLVAQEQLQQWQEDQKVIDRPNTVGCVVLDASGILAAGTSTGGTTKQQSGRVGDTALVGCGVYADNKLGACSTTGDGESIIPVVLAKTAIDFLVGDRHPDEAAQMAIDTLISKVKGEAGCILIDNQGRVGWAYNSQDMAVAYMTTEMDKAAFFTKK; encoded by the coding sequence ATGATACCAACTATTATTGTTCATGGTGGAGCAAAAACCATTACGGAAGACAAAGTTGCAGCCAACCATACAGGCTGTACAGCATTAGCGGAAGCTGGTTGGGCAGTGCTACTCGGTAGTGGTAGTGCCTCAGAAGCAGTGGAAGCAGCTATTCGGGTTCTTGAAGCTGACCAAACATTTAACGCTGGTCTTGGCGCGACTCTCAACAGTGACGGAGAAGTAGAGTTAGACGCAGCAATCATGGAAGGCTCTTTATGTTGGGGAGCCGTTGCAGCCGTTCAGGGCGTGCGTCATCCTATTTCCGTAGCTAGAAAAATTATGGATGACAAACCTAGGATCTTAGTTGCGCGGGGTGCAGAACGCTTCGCCGCAAATTGTCAGGCCGAAATGTGTAATAAAGATGACTTAGTAGCTCAGGAACAGTTGCAACAGTGGCAGGAAGATCAGAAAGTAATTGACCGTCCAAACACTGTCGGCTGTGTAGTTTTAGATGCCAGCGGCATTTTAGCGGCTGGTACTTCAACAGGTGGGACGACCAAGCAACAGAGTGGCCGCGTTGGTGACACTGCACTGGTTGGCTGTGGTGTGTACGCCGATAATAAACTCGGCGCTTGCTCCACAACAGGTGATGGTGAGTCGATTATTCCAGTGGTTTTGGCAAAAACTGCGATCGATTTTTTGGTAGGAGACAGACACCCAGACGAAGCCGCACAAATGGCAATTGACACTTTAATATCTAAAGTCAAAGGTGAAGCTGGCTGCATTCTGATAGACAATCAAGGACGAGTAGGCTGGGCGTATAATTCTCAAGATATGGCAGTTGCTTATATGACCACAGAAATGGATAAAGCTGCTTTTTTCACCAAGAAATAA
- a CDS encoding galactokinase, whose translation MDFLQIFGTLSVTQANAPGRVNLLGEHTDYNDGFVLPTAIPQHTTVQLSFSDDGQHHFYSANLQEHVSILDIHHSPSGFAGYIFGCIEILKQAGYTIPSLNVYVQSSVPIGSGLSSSAALEVATLRAIRQLLHLPIDDVEIAQLAQQAEIHYAGVQCGIMDQMASSLADTQHILFLDTRTLERHILPLPSRTTILVIDSGVPRTLASSGYNQRRAECEEAAHLLGVKALRDITDAQVTESLPEPLNRRARHVVTENNRVLEVLQGVKPERFGKLMNASHTSLRDDYEVSVPALDILVEMLQKTPGVFGARLTGAGFGGACVALVALGAEKAATQVLEQYKDAGYTGKILVPNFEVSNAA comes from the coding sequence ATGGATTTTCTCCAAATATTCGGCACATTATCAGTAACTCAAGCTAATGCACCGGGAAGGGTGAATTTACTGGGCGAACATACCGATTACAACGATGGTTTTGTGCTGCCAACAGCGATTCCTCAACACACAACGGTACAGTTAAGTTTCAGTGATGATGGACAACACCATTTTTATTCCGCCAATCTTCAAGAACATGTCAGTATTTTAGATATTCATCATAGTCCTTCTGGATTTGCCGGTTATATTTTTGGTTGTATTGAAATTTTGAAACAAGCAGGATACACGATTCCGTCGCTGAATGTGTATGTTCAATCATCAGTTCCTATCGGTTCTGGTTTATCTAGCAGTGCAGCATTAGAAGTCGCAACACTCCGAGCAATTCGCCAACTTTTACATCTCCCTATAGATGATGTGGAAATTGCCCAACTTGCCCAACAAGCAGAAATTCACTATGCAGGAGTACAATGCGGCATTATGGATCAAATGGCTTCTAGTCTTGCGGACACTCAACATATTTTGTTTTTAGATACCCGCACTCTAGAACGTCATATACTTCCTTTACCCAGCAGAACAACGATTTTAGTGATAGATAGCGGTGTACCCCGCACCTTGGCAAGTAGCGGATACAACCAACGCCGTGCAGAGTGTGAAGAGGCGGCACATTTATTGGGAGTCAAGGCATTACGAGATATCACAGATGCTCAGGTGACAGAAAGCCTACCAGAACCATTAAACCGTCGCGCTCGTCATGTGGTGACAGAAAATAATCGTGTCTTAGAAGTTTTGCAGGGAGTAAAACCTGAGCGTTTTGGCAAGTTGATGAACGCATCCCATACTAGTTTGCGCGATGATTATGAAGTTTCTGTTCCAGCCTTGGATATATTGGTGGAAATGTTACAAAAAACCCCAGGCGTATTTGGTGCAAGACTGACAGGGGCTGGTTTTGGTGGGGCTTGTGTGGCTTTGGTTGCATTAGGTGCAGAAAAAGCCGCCACTCAAGTACTTGAACAATACAAAGATGCAGGTTACACAGGAAAAATTTTAGTTCCTAACTTTGAGGTGAGTAATGCAGCCTAA
- a CDS encoding peptidase M24 translates to MPTELERYRQVGQKASAAMTEVLKAARPTWTEYQLAGAGAEALWARGLHPALTLVAGDRRLPLYRHATPTGEKLGRQAMLVFCARGYGLYANLTRFVCFGSLSKNEAELHRHVREIEAIALSTSQPGITLDTVYSALAQAYEQHGFPNAIYEHHQGGTTGYLAREIVANPLTNDFLTENMAIAWNPSLSGAKVEDTFVILKDKKLENLTFDSNFPSVEVDGRLRAVPLEM, encoded by the coding sequence ATGCCCACTGAGTTAGAACGATATCGCCAAGTCGGACAAAAAGCCAGCGCAGCGATGACAGAAGTACTCAAAGCTGCTCGTCCTACCTGGACAGAATATCAATTAGCGGGTGCAGGTGCAGAAGCATTGTGGGCTAGAGGTTTACATCCAGCGCTGACACTGGTAGCTGGAGACAGACGTTTACCTTTGTATCGTCATGCTACCCCAACCGGAGAAAAACTTGGAAGGCAGGCAATGTTAGTATTTTGCGCTAGAGGATATGGTTTATATGCCAACCTCACGCGCTTTGTTTGTTTTGGTAGCCTTTCAAAAAATGAAGCTGAATTACATCGTCATGTGCGAGAAATAGAAGCCATCGCCCTATCTACATCTCAGCCGGGAATAACTCTTGACACAGTTTATTCTGCACTAGCCCAAGCCTATGAACAGCATGGTTTCCCCAATGCTATCTACGAACATCACCAAGGAGGAACTACAGGCTATTTAGCCAGAGAGATTGTCGCCAATCCACTAACAAACGACTTTTTAACAGAAAATATGGCGATCGCTTGGAATCCTAGTTTATCAGGAGCGAAGGTTGAAGATACTTTTGTCATCCTCAAGGATAAAAAGCTAGAAAACCTGACTTTTGACTCTAACTTTCCTAGTGTTGAGGTGGATGGAAGATTGCGTGCAGTACCTTTGGAAATGTAG
- a CDS encoding peptidase M24 yields MNEEVSRKLELIRQTLTVTEVEGLRIRGTDWFAWATGGASHTVLLTAETGVAEVLVTGQDAWILTDEIEAQRLKDEELPSNFKLHIHPWADAAARESFVKDATRVLTLRA; encoded by the coding sequence ATGAACGAGGAAGTATCTAGAAAGCTAGAGTTAATCAGGCAAACTCTTACGGTAACTGAGGTCGAGGGTTTGCGTATACGTGGTACAGATTGGTTTGCTTGGGCGACTGGTGGGGCTTCTCATACCGTACTGTTGACTGCTGAAACTGGTGTAGCAGAAGTGTTAGTTACAGGCCAAGATGCGTGGATATTGACGGATGAAATTGAAGCGCAGCGTTTAAAAGATGAAGAATTACCGAGTAATTTTAAACTGCATATTCACCCTTGGGCTGATGCTGCGGCGCGTGAGAGTTTTGTCAAGGATGCGACTAGGGTGTTGACTTTGAGAGCTTGA
- a CDS encoding galactose-1-phosphate uridylyltransferase gives MYSHKLLKPDGRKLTLYSRYPITSQLEATSPSHEPVQANPHLRWHPLRGEWVAYASHRQGRTFMPPPEYNPLAPTTNPKFPTELPQGKYDVAVFDNRFPSMILTANNPPETIVETLPANGACEVVVFTQNASASLSFLELAHLDLLLQVWGDRTRELGANPQIQYVLPFENKGVEVGVTLHHPHGQIYAYPFVPPVPARMLAMQQEYYQEHRRGLLQDLIQQEIADNQRIIYQDEDAIAFVPVCARYPYEVWIAPKQPVSSFMELNPAQRWGLAKALKTVTLKYDGLWNRPFPYLMAWFGAPTDGLAHPEAHLHAQFYPPYRTSERLKYLAGTELAAGMFANDALPEEKAKELQAVAVNLEMPVSV, from the coding sequence ATGTACTCCCACAAGCTGTTAAAGCCCGACGGACGCAAACTCACCTTATATAGTCGTTACCCAATTACTAGTCAGTTAGAAGCTACTAGCCCCAGTCATGAGCCAGTACAAGCAAATCCCCATCTACGCTGGCATCCCTTACGAGGCGAATGGGTAGCCTACGCTAGTCACCGTCAAGGCCGGACTTTCATGCCGCCCCCAGAATATAACCCCCTGGCACCTACCACCAACCCGAAGTTTCCCACAGAACTTCCCCAAGGTAAGTATGACGTGGCAGTGTTCGATAACCGCTTTCCCTCCATGATCCTCACAGCCAACAATCCACCGGAAACCATTGTGGAAACGTTACCCGCCAATGGAGCTTGTGAGGTAGTTGTTTTTACTCAAAATGCCAGTGCTTCCCTCAGTTTCCTAGAATTGGCGCACCTGGATTTGCTGTTGCAAGTGTGGGGCGATCGCACCCGCGAACTAGGGGCAAATCCGCAGATTCAATATGTGTTGCCCTTTGAAAACAAAGGTGTAGAAGTTGGTGTAACTTTACATCATCCACATGGACAGATTTACGCATATCCTTTCGTCCCCCCTGTGCCAGCGCGGATGTTGGCAATGCAGCAGGAGTATTATCAAGAACATAGACGGGGTTTACTGCAAGATTTAATTCAGCAGGAAATTGCCGACAACCAACGAATTATTTATCAAGATGAAGATGCGATCGCCTTCGTCCCCGTGTGCGCTCGTTACCCTTACGAAGTTTGGATTGCGCCTAAACAGCCAGTTAGCAGTTTTATGGAACTTAATCCAGCACAACGTTGGGGACTTGCCAAAGCATTAAAAACCGTCACTCTCAAATATGACGGTTTGTGGAATCGCCCATTTCCTTATTTAATGGCTTGGTTTGGTGCGCCAACTGACGGATTAGCCCATCCTGAAGCCCACTTACACGCCCAGTTTTACCCACCATATCGCACCAGTGAAAGGCTGAAGTATTTGGCGGGAACAGAACTCGCCGCCGGGATGTTTGCTAATGATGCTTTACCAGAGGAGAAGGCGAAGGAGTTGCAAGCGGTGGCTGTAAATCTGGAAATGCCAGTTTCGGTATAA
- a CDS encoding glycoside hydrolase family protein: MPNLVETAAHRNYVLAMYYLTKTLDPTRPVIGNDGWESTDTDILAIHDYDRKPERLAHRYRPDIKISDLFERSRPGGRILTLDNYPHQGQPVMLTEFAGIAYAPLDQPHADQAWGYENCSSISELEMKYAALLETVNDIELFSGFCYTQFTDTFQEANGLLYGDRTPKFPIEAIRAATLSGQGLCTPTSC, translated from the coding sequence GTGCCAAATTTAGTAGAGACGGCGGCTCATCGTAACTATGTATTGGCAATGTATTATTTGACCAAGACTCTCGATCCGACACGCCCAGTAATTGGTAACGATGGTTGGGAAAGTACAGATACAGATATTCTCGCTATCCATGATTATGACAGGAAGCCTGAGCGATTAGCCCATCGTTATCGCCCTGATATTAAGATATCGGATCTATTTGAGCGTAGCCGTCCAGGCGGGCGCATCCTCACCCTCGATAACTATCCCCATCAAGGACAACCAGTCATGTTAACCGAGTTTGCTGGGATTGCATACGCGCCGCTGGATCAACCTCACGCTGATCAAGCTTGGGGATACGAAAACTGCTCAAGTATCTCCGAACTAGAAATGAAATATGCTGCCTTGCTGGAAACAGTCAATGACATTGAACTATTTAGCGGTTTCTGTTACACACAATTCACAGATACCTTCCAAGAAGCTAACGGTTTATTGTACGGCGATCGCACACCGAAATTCCCTATCGAAGCAATCCGCGCTGCCACCCTCTCAGGACAAGGATTATGTACTCCCACAAGCTGTTAA
- a CDS encoding glycoside hydrolase family protein: protein MQPSDFSEWSNHIEVPFAPESTKSGIGDRGFHPNCWYEREFATPTGDGRLLLHFGAVDYRARVWVNNQYVAEHEGGHTSFTLDITHALNDSGTTKVTVWAQDDPHDLAKPRGKQDWQLQPHSIWYPRTSGIWQTVWLERVGETYIGNLRWIPDCERWEIGFEVGLAGNLPTSGVQIKVKLSAGGLVLASDTYEVFNGEIVRRIVLGDPGIDDCRNELLWSPEKPTLIDAQIQLWDQDILLDEVQSYTAMRTVSIQRDRFMLNGRPYYLRLVLDQGYWPDTLMTPPNDEALRRDVELVKAMGFNGVRKHQKIEDPRFFYWADVLGLLVWEEMPSAYRFTPKAVERMTREWTEIIKRDVSHPCIVAWVPFNES, encoded by the coding sequence GTGCAACCAAGCGATTTTAGCGAGTGGTCTAATCATATAGAAGTTCCCTTTGCTCCCGAATCTACCAAAAGTGGTATTGGCGATCGCGGTTTTCATCCAAATTGCTGGTATGAAAGAGAATTTGCCACACCAACTGGTGACGGCAGGTTACTATTACATTTTGGTGCCGTAGATTATCGCGCTCGTGTGTGGGTAAACAATCAATATGTAGCCGAGCATGAAGGCGGACATACTTCTTTCACTCTTGATATTACCCATGCCTTAAATGACAGCGGTACAACCAAGGTAACAGTATGGGCGCAAGATGATCCGCACGACCTCGCCAAACCTCGTGGAAAACAAGATTGGCAATTGCAACCCCATAGTATTTGGTATCCGCGCACAAGTGGTATTTGGCAGACAGTCTGGCTGGAGAGGGTAGGTGAGACTTATATTGGTAATCTGCGTTGGATTCCCGACTGCGAACGGTGGGAAATTGGGTTTGAAGTTGGATTAGCGGGAAATTTACCGACTTCGGGTGTACAAATTAAAGTAAAACTGAGCGCTGGCGGTTTGGTGTTAGCCAGCGATACTTATGAAGTATTTAATGGGGAAATTGTCCGTCGCATTGTTTTGGGAGATCCGGGTATTGACGACTGTCGCAATGAATTACTGTGGAGTCCCGAAAAGCCGACGCTGATAGATGCCCAAATTCAGCTATGGGATCAAGATATTCTTTTAGATGAAGTGCAATCTTATACAGCAATGCGGACTGTGAGCATTCAGCGCGATCGCTTTATGCTCAATGGTCGCCCCTACTATCTACGTCTAGTTCTCGACCAAGGTTATTGGCCGGATACTTTAATGACTCCACCCAATGACGAAGCATTGCGGCGTGATGTAGAACTCGTCAAAGCTATGGGTTTTAACGGAGTCCGCAAACACCAAAAAATTGAAGACCCCCGCTTTTTTTATTGGGCAGACGTTTTAGGCTTGTTAGTATGGGAAGAGATGCCCAGCGCTTACCGCTTTACGCCAAAAGCTGTGGAACGCATGACCCGTGAGTGGACAGAAATCATTAAGCGAGATGTCAGCCATCCTTGTATTGTGGCGTGGGTGCCGTTTAATGAATCCTAG
- a CDS encoding transposase produces the protein MPSQEDLVVMDVTESPIERPKRGQKKFFSGKTGEHTLKTQLVIHQKNSQIICIGHGK, from the coding sequence ATGCCATCACAAGAAGATTTAGTTGTGATGGATGTGACTGAAAGCCCAATTGAAAGACCAAAAAGAGGTCAAAAGAAATTTTTCAGTGGTAAAACCGGAGAACATACTTTAAAAACCCAATTAGTTATTCACCAAAAAAACAGTCAAATCATCTGTATAGGTCATGGTAAGTGA
- a CDS encoding dTDP-4-dehydrorhamnose reductase yields MIFAVNPKYPVEIWAGVECTVNRVGDEYFDQLERNGHTTRLNDLELFAQLGIKKIRYPVLWERVAPNGLKNADWSWTDERLTKLKELGIEPIVGLVHHGSGPRDTSLIDPEFPQKLAEFARAVAKRYPWIRYYTPINEPLTTARFSGMYGHWYPHGRDNVTFARALLVECRAIAFSMQAIREINPHAQLVQTEDLGKTYTTAKLAYQAEFENERRWLSFDLLCGRITPTHSMWGYLLYCGISETELKEVCQNIYCPADIIGINHYLTSDRFLDEHLENYPTWTHGGNGWDKYADVEAVRVCTDSVAGVYTLLQEVWERYNLPMAVTEIHLSCTREEQLRWLYEAWNAMELLQKCFVV; encoded by the coding sequence ATGATTTTTGCTGTCAATCCCAAATATCCCGTAGAAATTTGGGCTGGTGTGGAGTGTACTGTCAATCGTGTGGGTGATGAATATTTTGACCAGTTAGAACGCAATGGTCATACCACACGCTTAAATGATTTAGAGTTATTTGCTCAACTTGGTATCAAGAAAATCCGTTACCCGGTGCTATGGGAAAGAGTTGCACCGAATGGATTAAAAAATGCTGATTGGTCTTGGACAGATGAGAGATTGACAAAGTTAAAAGAACTTGGGATTGAGCCAATTGTCGGATTAGTCCATCATGGTAGCGGCCCCCGTGATACCAGTTTAATAGATCCAGAATTTCCGCAAAAATTAGCTGAGTTTGCCCGTGCAGTTGCCAAGCGATATCCTTGGATCAGATATTACACTCCCATTAACGAACCACTAACAACAGCAAGATTTAGTGGGATGTATGGTCACTGGTATCCTCACGGACGGGATAATGTAACTTTTGCCCGTGCTTTATTAGTGGAGTGTCGAGCGATCGCATTTTCAATGCAAGCAATTCGAGAAATTAATCCTCATGCTCAACTTGTACAAACGGAAGACTTAGGTAAAACTTACACTACAGCAAAACTAGCTTATCAAGCAGAATTTGAAAATGAACGGCGTTGGTTAAGCTTTGATTTATTATGTGGTCGCATTACCCCAACTCATTCTATGTGGGGTTACTTACTTTATTGTGGTATAAGTGAGACGGAACTGAAAGAAGTTTGTCAAAATATTTACTGTCCAGCAGATATTATTGGCATTAATCATTACCTTACAAGCGATCGCTTTTTAGATGAGCATCTAGAAAATTATCCAACTTGGACGCATGGTGGTAATGGGTGGGACAAATATGCTGATGTTGAGGCGGTGCGAGTTTGTACCGATAGTGTTGCAGGTGTGTACACATTACTGCAAGAAGTTTGGGAACGTTACAACTTACCAATGGCTGTGACGGAAATTCACCTTAGCTGTACCCGTGAGGAACAATTACGTTGGTTATACGAAGCTTGGAATGCTATGGAACTCTTGCAAAAGTGTTTTGTGGTATGA